One region of Priestia megaterium genomic DNA includes:
- the yycF gene encoding response regulator YycF codes for MDKRILVVDDEKPIADILKFNLQKEGYEVFCAYDGVEALEKVEEVQPEMILLDIMLPQKDGMEVCREVRKKYDMPIIMLTAKDSEIDKVLGLELGADDYVTKPFSTRELLARVKANLRRHQQVAVPTEESETNEITIGALVIHPDAYIVSKRGETIELTHREFELLHYLAKHIGQVMTREHLLQTVWGYDYFGDVRTVDVTVRRLREKIEDNPSHPMWIVTRRGVGYYLRSPEQE; via the coding sequence ATGGATAAACGTATTTTAGTCGTAGATGACGAAAAGCCGATTGCAGATATTTTAAAGTTTAATTTGCAAAAAGAAGGTTACGAAGTATTTTGTGCTTATGATGGCGTAGAAGCACTTGAAAAAGTGGAAGAAGTACAGCCTGAAATGATTTTATTAGATATTATGCTTCCTCAGAAAGATGGAATGGAAGTTTGCCGAGAAGTGCGCAAAAAATATGATATGCCTATTATCATGTTAACAGCAAAAGACTCTGAAATTGACAAGGTTTTAGGTCTAGAATTAGGTGCAGATGATTATGTAACTAAGCCGTTCAGTACGCGTGAATTATTAGCACGTGTAAAAGCTAATTTACGTAGACATCAGCAGGTAGCTGTTCCAACAGAAGAAAGTGAAACGAATGAAATTACGATTGGAGCACTTGTTATTCATCCAGATGCTTATATTGTGTCTAAGCGCGGAGAAACGATTGAACTGACTCATCGTGAATTTGAGCTGCTGCATTATTTAGCGAAGCACATTGGACAAGTCATGACGCGTGAACACTTGCTTCAAACTGTATGGGGTTATGACTATTTTGGTGATGTGCGTACGGTAGATGTAACAGTTCGAAGATTACGTGAAAAAATTGAAGATAATCCAAGCCATCCAATGTGGATTGTAACAAGACGTGGAGTAGGCTATTATTTACGCAGCCCAGAGCAGGAGTAA